In the Candidatus Chlamydia sanziniae genome, AAAAAAATTACTTACTTGCTTTATCAGGCGGGAGTGATTCTCTTTTTCTTCTTTATTTACTTAAGGAGCGTGGGATTACGTTTACCGCTGTTCATGTAGATCACAGTTGGCGGTCAACATCTGCTATTGAAGCTAAAAATTTAGAGGCACTATGCTTGCGAGAGGAGGTCCCTTTTGTTTTGAGTAGTTTAACTCCTACAGAAAAAGATATCCATAGGGAGAATTCCGCACGTAAACAGCGGTATGCCTTTCTTTGTAAGCTTGCTCGCCAAGAACGCTTTGGGGGAATTTTTCTCGGTCATCATGCTAATGATCAAGCAGAAACCGTGTTAAAGCGTCTATTAGAAGGCGCGCATTTGAGTAATCTTAAAGGTATGACAGAGACTTCATCCTTTCAGGAGGTTTTGTTGTTTCGGCCTCTATTGCACCTACCAAAGAGTGTGTTAGTTCACGCTTTGCATATTGCTGGGATTTCTTATATACAAGATACTACAAATGAAGATGAACGTTATTTGCGAGCACGCATGCGGAAAAAACTTTTTCCTTGGATTGAAGAGGTCTTTGGCAAGAATATTACTGCTCCATTACATACTTTGGCAGAAGAGTCTAAAGAATTAGCGGATTATATGGAGAAACAGGCAGAACCTTTTTGGTCTGCAATAGTTTATGAAAGTGGTCAATGGGTTTTTCAATTTCCTGAAGATTTGATATCACAAATTTTTTTAGCAAAATGGATGCTGAAAAATTTTTTTTATAAGGCCGGAGTGATTGTTTCAAGGCATTTTTTGCAAATGATTTATGATCATCTTTCTTGTGGTTCTTCGGCATCTTTGCGTATGCGAAATAAAGCAGTTATCGTAAAACCTAGAGTGGTAATGATAGAGTAGAAAGTATATACTCATTATGTTCTCGATGGAATGAAAGAGTTTGAGGAACCTTAGGTCATTGTGTTAGTGGCTTTTCATGTTTTTTTATTTTGATGTATGTTTAATTTTCTTTTTTTAAAAACAAAATAATAAAAATATGTTATATTTTAATAATTACCTGTCTGATTGATTAGCGTAGATGTGAAGTTTATGTCGAAAGATAAAAAAATGAAACCGGAATCAAAAAAAAATTTTCCCACAGTCTTTTTTTTTCTTCTATTTGGTGTGATTTTTGGTGTCATTGCCGTTCAAAATTTCTTAATGGGTAAAAAGGCTAAGGTAGGTTTTAGTCATCAAGTAGAACATCTAGTTAATTTACGCCTAATCGTCCCTGAAGAGAGTCGAAAGACAGCATTAAATGACAATTTAGTTTCATTTGGTGGACGTTTTCGTGAATCACAAACAGCAGAAGGTCAGCTACGCTATCGTTATTTAGAACTGATAGATCATGGACATCAACTGGATTTTGATATTCAGGAAGCAGAAAAAATCTTAGCTAATTTAGGTAAAGAGGTTACGAGCTCTGTTCTGTGGTTTGCAGCAATTTCAGGTTCTCCAATTCCCGAACAGGGATATACAATTGCGTATCGTACTGAGGGCGCCGGGTCTACATTGGAGCCTTTAATTATTACGGGACCAACAAACACGCAGTTGATCAATTTACATTCTTTAGAAGAACGTTATCAGATGTTATCACGATCTAAAGAAGGAATTCGCACATATGGTTCGGATTTATATGAGTTAATAGGGAAATATCTTTCTCCAGCTTTAGGCATTGGTTCTGAAACTCTGAAACGAGAACTTAAAGATTTATATCAACAGGTAGAGGTTTCTTTAACTCAAGACATCGCTTCTGAAGAAGCCTATACCCTCTATGGACAAATACTCTCTAGGTTACAAGAGATTTCCTCTTCATTAGTTTTATCTGATAATAGCGAGCGCTTTGCTCAGTTACGCTCCGTACGCCTTTATCGAGAAGAGCGTACTAAGTATACTAAGTTAGTGGAAGACCTCATTCTTAACCAAGCACAGTTAGAAAAGCTCCGTGGGGAATTGAATCAAGCTGTATGGTATTTTAATAATCAAGAACTCTCTTCACGGGCACTAGAGAAACAAGACTTTGAAATCTTTGGCCATTGGTTTGCAGGTGCTAAAGAAGAATGGGCTGCTTTCAATTCTAACCGGTCTTTAATTTTTAAGGCTCCTGACCAACCGCGTAATTTGGTTTTAGAGAAAACCTTTAAAAGTCAGGAACCTTCCCCTCATTATCTTGGGTATTTATTTACCTTTCTTCCCATTATTTTAGTCCTTATTTTTGTTTATCTTGTCTTTTCTCGTCAGGTACGAGGAATGAATGGTTCAGCAATGGCTTTTGGTAAGTCTCCAGCTCGGCTATTGATGAAAGGTCAAAATAAAGTTACTTTTGCCAATGTTGCTGGCATTGAAGAGGCTAAGGAAGAACTTATTGAAATCGTAGAATTTTTGAAGAATCCAAATAAGTTTACAAGCTTAGGGGGAAGAATTCCCAAGGGTGTATTGCTAATCGGGCCTCCAGGTACAGGGAAAACCCTAATTGCAAAGGCAGTTTCTGGAGAAGCCGACCGACCCTTTTTCTCTATAGCAGGTTCGGATTTTGTTGAGATGTTTGTTGGTGTAGGAGCAAGCCGTATTCGTGATATGTTTGAACAGGCAAAGAGAAATGCTCCCTGCATTATCTTTATTGATGAAATTGACGCTGTAGGACGTCATCGTGGCGCAGGTATTGGTGGTGGTCACGATGAACGAGAACAAACTCTTAA is a window encoding:
- the tilS gene encoding tRNA lysidine(34) synthetase TilS; translated protein: MMLASCLLYDDKRLKLFFSSLDIKKNYLLALSGGSDSLFLLYLLKERGITFTAVHVDHSWRSTSAIEAKNLEALCLREEVPFVLSSLTPTEKDIHRENSARKQRYAFLCKLARQERFGGIFLGHHANDQAETVLKRLLEGAHLSNLKGMTETSSFQEVLLFRPLLHLPKSVLVHALHIAGISYIQDTTNEDERYLRARMRKKLFPWIEEVFGKNITAPLHTLAEESKELADYMEKQAEPFWSAIVYESGQWVFQFPEDLISQIFLAKWMLKNFFYKAGVIVSRHFLQMIYDHLSCGSSASLRMRNKAVIVKPRVVMIE
- the ftsH gene encoding ATP-dependent zinc metalloprotease FtsH yields the protein MSKDKKMKPESKKNFPTVFFFLLFGVIFGVIAVQNFLMGKKAKVGFSHQVEHLVNLRLIVPEESRKTALNDNLVSFGGRFRESQTAEGQLRYRYLELIDHGHQLDFDIQEAEKILANLGKEVTSSVLWFAAISGSPIPEQGYTIAYRTEGAGSTLEPLIITGPTNTQLINLHSLEERYQMLSRSKEGIRTYGSDLYELIGKYLSPALGIGSETLKRELKDLYQQVEVSLTQDIASEEAYTLYGQILSRLQEISSSLVLSDNSERFAQLRSVRLYREERTKYTKLVEDLILNQAQLEKLRGELNQAVWYFNNQELSSRALEKQDFEIFGHWFAGAKEEWAAFNSNRSLIFKAPDQPRNLVLEKTFKSQEPSPHYLGYLFTFLPIILVLIFVYLVFSRQVRGMNGSAMAFGKSPARLLMKGQNKVTFANVAGIEEAKEELIEIVEFLKNPNKFTSLGGRIPKGVLLIGPPGTGKTLIAKAVSGEADRPFFSIAGSDFVEMFVGVGASRIRDMFEQAKRNAPCIIFIDEIDAVGRHRGAGIGGGHDEREQTLNQLLVEMDGFGTNEGVILMAATNRPDVLDKALLRPGRFDRRVVMNLPDIKGRFEILMVHAERIKLDPTVDLMAVARSTPGASGADLENLLNEAALLSARRDRTAVTAVDVAEARDKVLYGKERRSLEMDAEERKTTAYHESGHAVVGLCVQHSDPVDKVTIIPRGLSLGATHFLPEKNKLSYWKKELYDQLAVLMGGRAAEEIFLGDISSGAQQDIAQATKLVRSMICEWGMSEQLGKVTYNERSDGSTGYGIYHEKNYSEETAKTIDAELRALLDAAYQRALGVIQDHRQEVELMTQMLIEFETLDAKDVKEIMDHSWDPEKKRARLKEEGMLFKKSSDDLPPPPPPQEDSLKNSGLGLNMTQRSSD